One window of the Yamadazyma tenuis chromosome 6, complete sequence genome contains the following:
- the ADE6 gene encoding phosphoribosylformylglycinamidine synthase (EggNog:ENOG503NX0B; MEROPS:MER0042827; COG:F; BUSCO:EOG092608C4), producing the protein MSDKFLVIPGPRALSDFRVQNFVKEIESKLGKSSIIKSVSSSYTHYVSLKTSLTEPQSQLLQTLLKYDTEVDASVEFNAKLLELSVLRGDDSRETAAFKLDSNVYLIRVLPRSGTISPWSSKATDIAVTCGLVDQVERIEKGLSLLIEVESGFNFGDALDKGEILTSVFDRMTQTLFVNDHLPKYNDLFEHHSPKPLVHVDLLGGSENLAKANKELGLALDQGEIDYLINAFTNVIGRNPTDVELFMFAQVNSEHCRHKIFNADWTIDSVKKDLTLFKMIRNTHSKNPQYTVSAYSDNAAVFEGPEGYVYTPDFATKQWKSIKEKVHTLVKVETHNHPTAVSPFPGASTGSGGEIRDEAAVGRGSKSKAGLSGFSVSDLNIPSLPQPWERKVGKPNHIASPLDIMIEAPLGAAAFNNEFGRPAINGYFRTLTTEVNNSKGDNEIRGFHKPIMLAGGMGAIRPDLALKDTKITPGAKLIVLGGQSMLIGLGGGAASSISSGEGSADLDFASVQRGNPELQRRAQEVISACVSLGKEHTPIQSIHDVGAGGLSNALPELVHDNDLGARFELRSILCLEPGMSPMEIWCNESQERFVLGVAPENLDLFTKICERERCPFAVVGEATEEQRLVLTDSLLNTTPIDLEMSVLFGKPPKMSRVATTAELQLPEFSVSELDVSDSIQRVLQLPAVGSKNFLVTIGDRFITGLVDRDQMVGPWQVPVADVGVTNTSLGDEILITGEALAMGEKPTLALISAAASAKMCVAESLLNVFAADIPALDRVKLSANWMSAASHPGEGAKLYEAVQAIGMDLCPDLGISIPVGKDSMSMKMKWDDKEVTAPLALTVTAFAPVDNTSNTWTPLLEKKDDTVLVLVDLATKVQKALGGSALAQVYKQVGASAPTVHSNKEFKSFLESLVVLHKEFDVLAYHDRSEGGLLTTVAEMAFAGRCGVELDLKGENAFVELFNEELGAVFQIDNAKYDEFVQVFVTNGLPAEYISVIGKPTTEQTLKISFNGEQIYSNTRSALQKLWSNTSYHIQTLRDNPITSKQEFESISDDSNPGISYQLTYKVGDDLGIKSLSTERKPKVAILREQGVNSQQEMAWSFQQAGFDTYDVHMSDILSGRVSLKHFTGLAACGGFSYGDVLGAGAGWAKSILFNELARKEFKEFFERSDTFALGACNGCQFLSRIQELIPGTKNWPTFERNFSEQYEARFVMVEIVPEQTNSIFLSGMEKSKLPIAVAHGEGRANFTSDDEESGFLADKQSVIRYVDNYGNPASQYPYNPNGSPHGIAGISSQNGRVLALMPHPERVTRKESNSYYPKQDAVEWEGYGPWIRLFRNARKWVRDNF; encoded by the coding sequence ATGAGCGATAAGTTTCTTGTGATCCCAGGACCAAGAGCCTTGTCGGACTTTAGAGTCCAGAACTTCgtcaaagaaatcgaaTCCAAGTTGGGTAAATCTTCTATTATCAAactggtttcttcaagttatACTCATTAtgtttctttgaagacttctTTGACCGAACCTCAACTGCAGCTTTTACAGACTTTATTGAAATATGATACTGAGGTTGATGCCTCTGTGGAATTTAACGCCAAATTGCTCGAGTTATCGGTATTGAGAGGTGATGATTCCAGGGAAACCGCTGCCTTTAAGCTCGACTCAAACGTTTACTTGATTAGAGTTTTACCTAGAAGTGGAACGATTTCCCCATGGTCATCCAAGGCCACAGACATTGCTGTTACGTGTGGGTTGGTTGATCAGGTGGAAAGAATCGAAAAGGGATTGTCTCTCTTAATCGAAGTTGAGAGTGGATTTAATTTCGGTGATGCGTTAGATAAAGGTGAAATCTTGACCAGTGTATTCGACAGAATGACCCAAACTTTGTTCGTCAACGACCACTTGCCCAAGTATAATGACTTGTTTGAGCACCACCTGCCAAAACCTTTGGTTCACGTTGACTTATTGGGTGGATCTGAGAACTTGGCTAAAGCCAATAAAGAGTTGGGATTGGCCTTGGATCAAGGGGAAATCGACTACTTGATCAATGCTTTCACCAATGTCATTGGAAGAAACCCAACTGACGTGGAATTGTTTATGTTTGCCCAAGTCAACTCTGAACATTGTAGACACAAGATATTCAATGCCGATTGGACTATCGACTCGGTGAAAAAGGATTTGACTTTATTCAAGATGATCCGCAACACCCACAGCAAGAACCCTCAATACACCGTTAGTGCCTATTCAGATAATGCTGCTGTATTTGAAGGTCCCGAAGGCTACGTTTATACACCcgattttgcaaccaagCAGTGGAAGTCGATCAAGGAAAAAGTACACACTTTGGTCAAGGTTGAAACCCACAACCACCCAACGGCTGTTTCTCCATTCCCCGGTGCATCTACTGGTTCCGGTGGTGAAATCAGAGATGAGGCTGCTGTTGGTAGAGGTTCCAAATCTAAGGCTGGTTTGAGTGGATTCTCTGTCAGTGATTTGAACATTCCTTCTTTACCTCAACCATGggaaagaaaagttggaaaaccCAACCACATTGCTTCTCCATTGGATATCATGATAGAAGCACCTCTTGGAGCTGCTgccttcaacaatgaatTCGGTAGGCCTGCTATCAACGGTTACTTTAGAACTTTGACCACTGAAGTGAACAACAGCAAAGGTGACAATGAAATCAGAGGGTTCCATAAGCCTATTATGTTGGCCGGTGGTATGGGTGCTATTCGACCAGATTTGGCCTTGAAAGACACGAAAATAACCCCGGGTGCTAAGTTGATTGTATTGGGTGGTCAGTCCATGTTGATTGGTTTGGGAGGTGGTGCAGcttcttcgatttcttctGGTGAAGGGTCTGCAGACTTGGACTTTGCTTCTGTTCAAAGAGGTAACCCTGAATTACAAAGAAGAGCCCAAGAAGTCATTTCTGCTTGTGTGTCTTTAGGTAAAGAACACACACCAATTCAGTCTATTCACGATGTTGGAGCTGGAGGATTGAGCAATGCTTTGCCAGAATTGGTTCACGATAATGATTTGGGTGCTCGGTTTGAATTGAGATCCATTTTGTGTTTGGAACCAGGAATGTCTCCTATGGAGATCTGGTGTAACGAGTCCCAAGAAAGATTTGTATTGGGAGTTGCTCCTGAAAACTTGGACcttttcaccaagatctGTGAAAGAGAAAGATGTCCTTTTGCCGTGGTAGGAGAAGCTACTGAAGAACAGAGATTGGTGTTGACCGAttcattgttgaatacCACTCCTATTGACTTGGAGATGTCTGTGTTGTTTGGTAAACCTCCAAAAATGTCAAGAGTTGCCACTACTGCCGAGTTGCAGTTACCAGAGTTTTCGGTGTCTGAGTTAGATGTTTCCGACTCAATACAACGAGTGTTACAACTCCCAGCAGTTGGGTCtaaaaacttcttggtcaCCATTGGTGATAGATTTATTACTGGTTTGGTCGACAGAGACCAAATGGTTGGGCCTTGGCAAGTTCCTGTGGCCGATGTTGGTGTCACAAACACCTCTTTAGGTGACGAAATTCTTATCACTGGTGAAGCTTTGGCCATGGGTGAAAAGCCTACCTTGGCTCTTATTTCTGCTGCTGCCTCTGCTAAGATGTGTGTTGCTGAGTCTCTTTTGAATGTCTTTGCTGCCGATATCCCTGCTTTAGACAGAGTTAAGTTGTCTGCAAATTGGATGTCTGCTGCTTCACACCCTGGTGAAGGAGCCAAGTTGTACGAAGCCGTCCAAGCCATTGGTATGGATTTGTGTCCAGACTTGGGAATCTCCATTCCCGTTGGTAAAGATTCCATGTccatgaagatgaaatggGATGACAAGGAAGTTACTGCTCCTTTGGCCTTGACAGTTACAGCTTTCGCACCCGTCGATAATACTTCTAATACTTGGACCCCattattggaaaagaaggacGATACCgttttggtgttggtcGACTTGGCTACCAAAGTCCAAAAGGCACTTGGAGGGTCTGCTCTTGCACAAGTTTACAAGCAAGTAGGTGCCAGTGCCCCAACTGTTCACTCCAACAAGGAATTCAAAAGTTTTTTGGAATCCTTGGTGGTGTTACACAAGGAGTTTGATGTTTTGGCATACCATGACAGATCAGAAGGTGGTTTATTGACCACTGTGGCAGAAATGGCCTTTGCTGGTAGATGTGGTGTGGAATTGGATTTAAAGGGTGAAAATGCATTTGTTGAATTGTTCAACGAAGAGTTGGGTGCTGTCTTCCAAATAGACAATGCTAAATACGATGAGTTTGTTCAAGTGTTTGTCACCAACGGCCTTCCTGCTGAATACATTTCTGTAATCGGAAAACCCACCACTGAACAAACGTTGAAGATCAGCTTCAACGGTGAACAGATTTACTCCAACACCAGAAGTGCATTACAGAAATTGTGGTCCAACACTTCGTACCATATCCAAACCTTGAGAGATAACCCCATCACGTCTAAGCAAGAATTTGAGTCTATCAGTGATGATTCCAACCCTGGTATCTCCTATCAATTGACATATAAAGTGGGTGATGACTTGGGTATCAAGAGTCTCTCCACCGAAAGAAAGCCCAAAGTGGCCATTTTAAGAGAACAAGGTGTTAACTCTCAACAGGAAATGGCGTGGTCCTTCCAACAAGCCGGGTTTGATACTTATGATGTGCATATGTCAGACATTTTGTCTGGTAGAGTGTCATTAAAACACTTCACCGGACTCGCTGCTTGCGGAGGATTCTCATATGGTGATGTCTTAGGTGCCGGTGCCGGGTGGGCCAAATCTATTTTGTTCAACGAGCTTGCCAGAAAGGAGTTCAAGGAGTTTTTTGAAAGATCAGACACTTTTGCTTTAGGTGCCTGTAATGGATGCCAATTCTTGAGCAGAATTCAGGAATTGATCCCAGGAACTAAGAACTGGCCTACCTTCGAAAGAAACTTCAGTGAGCAATATGAAGCCCGTTTTGTCATGGTTGAAATTGTTCCTGAACAGACGAACTCGATCTTTTTGTCGGGTATGGAGAAGTCCAAGCTTCCAATTGCGGTTGCGCACGGAGAAGGAAGAGCCAATTTTACGTCAGATGACGAAGAATCGGGATTTTTGGCCGACAAACAAAGTGTTATTCGGTATGTTGACAACTACGGAAACCCTGCCAGCCAATATCCTTACAATCCTAATGGTTCACCACATGGAATCGCTGGTATTTCCTCGCAGAACGGCCGGGTTTTGGCGTTGATGCCTCACCCCGAAAGAGTCACCAGAAAAGAGTCCAATTCGTACTACCCAAAACAAGACGCTGTCGAATGGGAAGGATACGGTCCATGGATTCGTTTGTTCAGAAATGCCAGAAAATGGGTTCGTGATAACTTTTAA
- a CDS encoding uncharacterized protein (EggNog:ENOG503NU8J; COG:S), producing the protein MNKELPSARRRAVQILCSIAWCLMAAGPVFGFAALKPILINEGIYSEHCHFNDKDLESPETCVEQDLSLNFLFTVACMVTNISALPVGSILDSYGPQVTGIIGAVVIFIGSLFLKLGHLLTFMDAYLAGYTFLALGGPFVFISCFQLANSFPKNSGLILALLTGAFDSSSALFLVYRLVYTNVIEVPLSTFFTYFLAVPIFIFVCQVFVMPHDSYKTVGTLAKIAETAIDETGKPLNSDLLLPEDRNDESFIEPIYQPTITETTTLLMRSASSHRRESTISRASFASRASIKSVYEQEAEDKLFNSSGGVFGVMHGYTITEQLKSWWFILMALFTTIQMLRINYFVATIRSQEEYLYQSKETAIIVNHFFDAALPIGGLLSIPFIGLILDNLTTLTTLIILMVVSVTIGIMGILSWLPGTYFGIILMVLYRPFYYTAVSDFCAKVFGFETFGTVYGSIICFSGICNILQQVMDKVTHETFHMNPIPINSLLTALTIILGGILIQFVRVQERDLKRRNLELEAQEASIRGIPN; encoded by the coding sequence ATGAACAAAGAGTTGCCGTCTGCTCGAAGAAGAGCCGTCCAGATCTTGTGCTCTATTGCCTGGTGCTTGATGGCCGCCGGCCCGGTGTTTGGGTTCGCAGCTCTTAAACCTATCTTGATAAACGAGGGAATCTACTCAGAACATTGCCATTTCAATGACAAGGACCTTGAGAGTCCGGAAACATGCGTGGAGCAAGACTTGTCGTTGAACTTTCTCTTCACCGTCGCTTGTATGGTAACTAATATAAGTGCTTTGCCTGTGGGTTCTATTTTGGACAGTTATGGCCCTCAAGTTACAGGAATCATTGGTGCTGTTGTCATATTTATCGGCagtttgttcttgaagttgggcCATCTTCTTACATTCATGGACGCATATCTCGCTGGGTATACCTTTTTGGCATTGGGAGGCCCATTTGTGTTTATTTCATGCTTTCAATTGGCCAATAGCTTCCCCAAGAACTCAGGGTTGATTCTTGCTTTACTTACAGGGGCTTTCGACTCATCGTCGGCATTATTTTTGGTATACAGACTCGTGTATACCAACGTGATAGAGGTGCCGTTGAGTACCTTTTTTACCTACTTTTTGGCGGTACCGATTTTCATTTTTGTTTGTCAGGTGTTTGTGATGCCCCATGATTCGTACAAAACAGTAGGaactttggccaaaatTGCAGAAACCGCTATTGACGAGACAGGAAAACCTTTGAACTCCGACCTTTTGCTTCCGGAAGACAGGAATGATGAACTGTTCATTGAACCCATTTACCAGCCAACAATCACCGAAACTACCACTTTATTGATGAGGAGCGCATCTTCTCACAGAAGGGAATCGACTATTTCCAGAGCCAGTTTCGCTTCAAGAGCCTCAATAAAATCGGTGTACGAGCAAGAAGCAGAGgacaagttgttcaactcttctggAGGCGTGTTTGGTGTCATGCATGGATACACCATTACTGAGCAATTAAAGTCTTGGTGGTTCATCTTGATGGCACTCTTCACCACTATACAAATGTTGAGAATTAACTACTTTGTGGCCACTATCCGTTCTCAAGAAGAGTATCTCTATCAAAGCAAGGAGACGGCCATCATCGTCAACCACTTTTTCGATGCTGCTTTACCAATTGGGGGATTACTCTCCATTCCTTTCATtgggttgattttggataaCCTTACCACTTTAACCACTTTAATAATCTTGATGGTGGTGTCTGTCACCATCGGAATAATGGGGATCTTGTCTTGGTTACCAGGAACTTATTTCGGTATCATCTTGATGGTGTTGTACAGACCCTTCTATTACACAGCAGTTTCCGACTTTTGTGCCAAGGTGTTTGGATTCGAAACATTTGGTACCGTTTATGGTTCCATTATCTGTTTTTCAGGAATTTGTAACATCTTGCAACAGGTCATGGATAAGGTTACCCACGAAACTTTTCATATGAACCCAATTCCCATAAACTCATTGTTGACTGCACTTACCATCATACTTGGTGGTATATTAATTCAATTCGTTCGTGTCCAGGAAAGAGACTtaaaaagaagaaacttggaGTTAGAAGCTCAAGAAGCATCTATTAGAGGAATTCCTAACTAA
- the RPS3 gene encoding 40S ribosomal protein uS3 (EggNog:ENOG503NU07; COG:J; BUSCO:EOG092647L7): protein MVNAILSKKRKLVADGVFYAELNEFFTRELAEHGYAGVEVRRTPTKLEIIVKASNPQGVLGEQGRKIHELTSLICKRFKLAKEGVVIYAERVEIRGLSAAVQAEGLKAKLLSGLPFRRAAYGVLRFAMNNGAKGVEVVISGKLRGARAKAQKYADGFMIHSGQPTKDFIDIAIRHVLMRQGVLGIRVKIMKDPATNKFGPKALPDAVKVAEAKDDEEVIPAPTVKSYIPVVEAEASA from the coding sequence ATGGTTAACGCTATCTtatcaaagaagagaaaattgGTCGCTGACGGTGTGTTCTACGCCGAATTAAACGAATTCTTCACTAGAGAATTGGCCGAACACGGTTACGCTGGTGTTGAGGTTAGAAGAACCCcaaccaagttggaaatcatCGTTAAGGCTTCCAACCCTCAAGGTGTCTTGGGTGAACAAGGTAGAAAGATCCACGAATTGACCTCCTTGATCTGCAAGAgattcaagttggccaaggaaGGTGTTGTCATCTACGCTGAAAGAGTCGAAATCAGAGGTTTGTCTGCTGCTGTCCAAGCCGAAGGTTTGAAGGCTAAATTGTTGAGTGGTTTACCATTCAGAAGAGCTGCCTACGGTGTTTTGAGATTCGCCATGAACAACGGTGCCAagggtgttgaagttgtcatCTCCGGTAAGTTGAGAGGTGCCAGAGCTAAGGCCCAAAAATACGCCGATGGTTTCATGATCCACTCCGGTCAACCAACCAAGGACTTTATTGATATTGCCATCAGACACGTCTTGATGAGACAAGGTGTTTTGGGTATCAGAGTTAAGATCATGAAGGACCCAGCCACTAACAAGTTTGGTCCAAAGGCTTTGCCAGATGCTGTCAAGGTTGCTGAAGCTaaggatgatgaagaagttatCCCAGCCCCAACTGTCAAGTCTTACATCccagttgttgaagctgaagctTCTGCTTAA
- a CDS encoding uncharacterized protein (COG:S; EggNog:ENOG503P57K) gives MAQGNLKLKNKAPARVTKKQINPKKASPRVYKPKKGDLTANLAKTHHSKLVVDTEKLVSSRVGHLELLKGSRRQLEKANKKK, from the coding sequence ATGGCTCAGGggaacttgaaattgaaaaataaGGCGCCTGCTAGAGTCACCAAAAAACAAATCAACCCTAAGAAAGCATCTCCAAGAGTTTACAAGCCAAAGAAGGGAGATTTGACCGCAAACTTGGCGAAAACGCATCATTCTAAATTGGTGGTCGATactgaaaagttggtttcTAGTAGAGTTGGACATTTGGAGTTATTAAAAGGGTCTAGaagacaacttgaaaaggctaacaagaagaaatga